The DNA region GATCGCTTAATTACGATCACTTTCTTAAAGACTAAAATGCTCAAAGAGCAAGGTGAGCTGCATCAGTTAGAGATGTTGATAAAATACACTGCAAACAGTATATTATACCCATGACATTTCACTATCCAGGCAACATCCAcatcatacattttattcacaagCACAGGTCCCCCCCACAGATCATTAAAAGGTAAACTTCTTCCAAATATTAGCTGATCATTTCACCACTCTCAGCTATTGAGAATGTATAGCATGTTAAGTATGATTGTATTATATGAAAGGACGACGGCTATGACCAAACCATAAATCAATGTCTGCAGATTctaaaacatgaacatttattGATCTGGTctcaatacaaatacaattatttccCGAGTAGAAACCAAGCGAAACTAAACCAGCATCTTATATGAAAGGTATGAAAGCAGTTTCAGATAAGGCTTTAAATCATTGCTTCCACAGCAGATCTGTTGTTCTCACTACTCCAGACAgagcagggttagggttagtgtggACCCTCAACGAACTCTGCTTCATACCTAAAGAGTATGAGCAAGCAACACAACAGTGACAATTTAGAAAGTGAATGATTTCCTGACCAGTAGTGGGCAGCTGCTTCAGGCCAGTTTCAACAACCAAACCCCAAAAAAGGCTTTGGGTTGTACATCATTAAAGTGCTGATCTGTGTGGAGAATGACCAAAGAGGGAATCAAGACAATAACCCACAAAGTTGGCAGAGTCATGCTCCAGCAAAGACACCCGCCGCTTTCCTGTTGGCTGAGGGAGGTACAGAAGCTCTGTATTCAAAAGACTCATTTGTAGTAGGTTTGTTCAAATGGAAAGGCAATAAAATATACTCAATCTTTGACGTTGTTCTTATGTAAACCATAACCCAGCTTGTGTTTGTGGTATCTGTCCAGTAGCTTCtgcgtaatcttgcttacaaacaaacatacaaacaaacaaacaaatggagagGAAACATCAAGTGCCTAGCTAGTCTAAGTTGAAAACTCTTTTGTATAGAATGAGTTGAGGGCCCAAACGCAGATGCCAAACCAGCACAGACCAATGAGCAGTCTGTATTCAGACTCACGAGTAGATCAACAGGCCGACATTAGAATCCAGAACCTCGGAAGGAAAAGTCATAACATTTAAGTTAGTTaaacataaatgtttttaaaacaaatgatgatgatgatgcaaaataCTGGAGAACTCACAATCACACCGaaacagagcaaagaaacacagagaataaGTAGTCCAATTTGACAAGCTACAGATGAAGATAATGAAGGCGGAGCTTGTCGTAGTCAAAAACAGGAAGCAAATCAAGAGGGACACacaagtttcaaaataaaacaggaaataacaaaCTCAATATTGCAAACATAATTCCAAATATACAAAACCAGTCCAAACACAAGGAGATTATCAGCCTGACAGGTTTGAGTCTTCGATTCTTCAGATgccataatataaatacaaaacaatctTTAGGAACTTTTACTGTCTGTATGAAACAACTggatcacaacacacacactcggtgtgagtgtgtgtgtgtatgtgtgtgtgtgtgtgtgtgtgtgtttgggtgtttcAGTGATTTTAAAATAGCATTAAAAAATCCCCCAAACTGCCAACTTCCCCTGGTCATGACTCAGGAGCACCGTACTGTCTAAACCTTGATGATGTTACTCCTAAAATATTTGTCAACATAGGATGCTGAAGTGTTTGGATACAAAGTTTGTTACACGTTACATGTACACATCACTAATATCTGTGATGTCTGTgttgaataattaaaataaaaaaataaacaaatgtattatacacaacaattaaaaaaaatgtatttgtcaagAGCAAAGTGTAGGAGTAATTAAAAGTTTTTAATCCACACATCGCTGCCACTGTATCTAGGAATCCTTTATTAACCCTGACTACAGCAATGCCTGTTCTGGATCTGTCTGCTGTCATGTTCTatgttaatgctctggagctacttcagaattctcattagtgagtcctcctaagttctacaatatactgtaacTATGTATTGTTTGCGTGCTGGACTTTGTGTTTATCATACCATGTTTATTTGTActgaagattttatagtcaatgctTAAATTTCATAAAGCATAATTTTCTTTCTTACTATTCACATTTGTGGTTTATATATGAGTTTGAATGATTGACTTAATtgctgttatttttaaatattgcatGTCAGCTATTTCAGATGTCTGTTAAGCatcgacacaatcttcagatCCAAGTTTacaaatttttaaataaaaagctctgtaattcagatCGATATAAAGCATCGCAGCgaccaaacaaacattttgctGGTGCTTTGACgggattctatgaatgttgctgccatgatgCAGAATCTGTCCCTGTCAGAGGTCGTCTGTCTATGTCGGTCTCAGtctgatatggtgaaataaaaaaaatctaaatataaaaatgatgcACTGCTGTAGTTCATCGGAGGatacagaagaggaagaagttcaTCCCGGTCCACAGTCTGACCGTTAGCATGCTGCCTCCCCCTCACTGACTTAATACAGTGTCTGATTTCTCTGGCAGCCAGCCACTTAGACTGAAAAACGTGACACGGACAGTCTCATATTCATCAAAACACTGTCAACATGTTATTATGATACATATTTCTAAAGGTATGCTGATAAACACTAGTATCATGACTCTGTCAAATCTTTGGTATGTAATTGTCGTCAGGGCCGTGTTGTTAAGTTGAACTGTTTTCCAGATGTGTATACAGTACCATTATGTGATTTACTTGATTTAAGGTAATTGCAGAAACATTTGTAAAAGTACTGTTCTAGGGGCCTCTGAGCAGAGTCTTCTCTGAGTGTGTGGAAGTGAAGGAATTCCAGTGATGTGTCAGGAGGTAATAATTATACAGCATTGTTGTCAGACACAGACAGTGACGGAGTAGACGCAGTATTAAGAAGCATGTCTTCACCTGCCTTGTCTCCACTGATTCAAAACCCACTCAGCAAATCTCTGGAGCAATACTGTCAGggtcttatatatatatatatatatatatatataaatatatttattttatagatagatagatagatagatagatagatagatagatagatagatagatagatagatagatagatagatagataggtagataggtagATGCAGTtatgggggggggcagagtcatATACAACATTGAAGCGAGGAGGAATCACATGTTTTAGATTtgatgttttcatcttctccttaTTAACTATGATGTGTTTCTGTTAGTCACGTCTCCTAAAATGTCTTCCCCTAAAATAGCAGGACACAGAATCACTATCATGAGACAAGCATCAGCATGAAAACATTCCCCAAATCCCCGACTATTTTGGCATAAAGCagcatttgttttctctcttaacCTATAGAAGATTGGCAGATCAGTAATGATGCGACATCACATATTAAACCCTGACCTGTTGACTCTTGTAAATCTGCTGACAGGAAAAAAAGACTCCTAGTTGTTTTTGCCTCTTGGACGTTTTCAGTGAGTATGTTGGCAAACTCCTCAAGACATTGCAATTTGGCAAAATGTTTCATCAAAGCTTTTCCAATGGGGTCAAAGGAGAACACTCCAACCACAGTCACTGCACATTTTACACATACAAGCACATTCTCGACGGCTACAAGAGGAAGTGGCTAGGTGCTTTTACATGAATCACTGGGACCCtttgagagaagaaaaaacagcgTTCCCAAAACACTATAAATACCCTTTAGTGCTCCTTGAGCCCAATGAGGACAACACAAGGACAGCAACAATGATAgctttgctgctgctggcgcTGGTCGCTCACACCTCTGCACTGCCTCTGCCATCTGAGAACAAAGACAACAGGCTTCAAGCAGAGGTAAGATCGGACACCTTGTAAACTGGCTTTAAATGGCATATTAAATGTAATCATGACAGGACTCATCACAGTGCTCACAATCTCATATGGAGCACTTTTCATGCCTCTTTGATTTGTCTCTCTGAAATAGAAATACCTCCGTCGCTTCTATGGTCTTCCAGCCGGTCTTCAGGGGAGACAGGGGACATCAGGCGCCTTCAAGACCAAAATCAAGGAGATGCAGAGTTTCTTCAAACTCGAGGTGACCCGATGAAGGAAATAAGTTATTATACCTGGATTAAGGGAGGAGAGTTTCTCTTGGAAGTCatacacttaaaataaaaatctatttcaaGTGATAGAggtcttttatttattagtttagTTAATGCTATCAAATGCTCTTATAAAAAATGACTTACTTATTTATGGTGTTCATTTCCAGGTGACAGGGAATCTGGATGACAACACGCTGGAGTTTATGAATCTTCCCCGATGTGGCGTCCATGACATCGGGGAGTACAACCACTTCCCTCGAGACCTCAAATGGCCAAAAAACGACGTGACATTCAGGTTGGCATTAAAAATTACCTCCACTAAGGAAGTTAATgactttgtctgtgtttgtttgttttactgatTTGCTTTTCATATTCACAATTTTAATTTGTCCTTTGGTGTTTCAGAATCCTAAATTACACTCCAGATCTGAAGAAGTCTGACGTGGACAGAGCCATTCGCACTGCGCTGAACGTTTGGTCTGATGTCACGCCGCTGACCTTCAAGAAGCTGCACAATGGCATCGCTGACATTATGATCAGTTTTGGGTCAAAAGGTAGAAAAAACCGACAGCATCAATTGTGATATACAGTAAGCATGCTTGACATTGGCTGAAAGGGTAATTGCATGCTCTAAAGGGGAGATTGTGAACATTCTGCTCAGTACATTTAAACGGAcacctgaatcctgcagagcaTGGAGACTTCAACCCTTTTGATGGGCCTGATGGTCTGCTGGCTCACGCCTACCCACCAGGCCAAGGCATCGGAGGAGACACTCACTTTGATGAGGATGAACACTGGACCAAAGATTCATCCGGTAAGACTCAGGCGTACGATCGACATTAAACACCACTTAtctgaacaaaatatatatatattggactGGATATCTTTTCTCCACAGCCTACAACCTGTTTATAGTGGCAGCCCACGAGTTGGGCCACGCCCTCGGTATGTCCCACTCCACAGACGCCGGGGCCCTGATGTTTCCCATCTATTCATACAGCACAGGCTTTGTTCTGGCTGAGGATGACATCGAAGGCATTCAAGCTCTCTACGGTGATTTAGACAAATCTCACCTATGAATGCTATTAATAACATCATGGAAACATTACTGTGAACGGTGCGTTAATGCCAGATGTTCAATCTCAGGTCCAAACCCAGACGACAAGAAGGTGAAGCCAAGACCTGATGCCCCAGACAAGTGTGACCCCAAGTTGAGTTTTGATGCTGCCACAGAACTCAGGGGGGAGACCATAATCTTCAAAGACAGGTAcatggttcacacacacacagtcatacccGAACTTCAGATCTTTATCATCAGTGACGAGACTTAACACGTGATCCCTAAACACCATGTGTCCACGTTCCACCCAAAATTCAAACCTTTAAATTTACTATACATCATAACccaattcaattttattagTGTAATCATAGCATacattaaagagagagagagagcaaaataTTTGAGGGAATCAATTTAAAAATTTTAGATTAGTATATCAGTTAATATGAtacattattcaattttatctgtatagcgccaaatcctaatatacattatctcaaggtacTTTACATAGTGAGGTCAAGACCTTTAAATATAGATAAACCCAACAGTTCCTATGAGCAGCACTCTTGCAACTATGGAGAGATAAATCTTATCAACTTGAAGAGACCTCTAGCACAACCAGAGTCAATGTGGGCGACTGGTTGGGTTgaggagaaaaaagggagaggtgggtggaaagagggtagagaagagagagagtccaCATTAACTCTATGCTTTATCTTGTTCCAGATTCTACTGGCGTCTCCATCCTCAGATGCCTGAGCCTGAACAGACTCTGATCAAGTTCACGTGGCCCTCCCTCCCCAACAAGGTGGATGCAGCTTACGAGAACCCAGAGAAGGACTTGGTCATCATATTCAGTGGTGGGTCATGACCTCGACCAAGGAATGTTTTTGACTGtcagttagcaggattacattaaaactactggacggattaccacAACACTTGGTGGCATTTCCCTTGACAATATTTCACGGATCTTGGTGAAAAAttatgtgtgcaatttggtgtagatccaaatagaaatccaGATGGAAACGTTTTTCTAGTTATTGTTGTCGTTTTATTCGCCATTGTTGTTACTTTGTCTTCAATAGGGATCCGAATGTGGGCTTTGAACGGATACAACCTCGTGGATGGTTACCCTAAATATATCCACAAACTCGGCCTCCCCAAAACCGTGAGGAAAGTGGATGCGGCCGTGCACATCAAAGACACGGGCAAGACTCTCTTCTTCACTGACGAGGAATACTGGAGGTATGTACAGATTAATGTTAGAGTTGATAAACCTGCACACTAAAGTATTCCTGTAGAATTTTTCCTGTTATTCTTTACCAACAGCTACGATGAAGCAACAGGCACCCTGGACAGCGGCTACCCACGAACCATTGAGGACGATTTTCCTGGAATGGATGACGAGGTTGATGCTGCTCTTTATCAACACGGTACTGTGAAGCCTTTATTATCAAATTTTCCTCAATATACAAAAAGattattttctctgtctgtatcGAGTTTATTTCTAACACTGCTCCCCCTCTGCTCTTCAGGATACTTGTATTTCTTCCATGACCATGTGCAGTATGAGTACAGCTACACCTCGAGGAAGGTTGTACGCATCATGTGGACCAA from Platichthys flesus chromosome 4, fPlaFle2.1, whole genome shotgun sequence includes:
- the mmp13b gene encoding collagenase 3; the protein is MIALLLLALVAHTSALPLPSENKDNRLQAEKYLRRFYGLPAGLQGRQGTSGAFKTKIKEMQSFFKLEVTGNLDDNTLEFMNLPRCGVHDIGEYNHFPRDLKWPKNDVTFRILNYTPDLKKSDVDRAIRTALNVWSDVTPLTFKKLHNGIADIMISFGSKEHGDFNPFDGPDGLLAHAYPPGQGIGGDTHFDEDEHWTKDSSAYNLFIVAAHELGHALGMSHSTDAGALMFPIYSYSTGFVLAEDDIEGIQALYGPNPDDKKVKPRPDAPDKCDPKLSFDAATELRGETIIFKDRFYWRLHPQMPEPEQTLIKFTWPSLPNKVDAAYENPEKDLVIIFSGIRMWALNGYNLVDGYPKYIHKLGLPKTVRKVDAAVHIKDTGKTLFFTDEEYWSYDEATGTLDSGYPRTIEDDFPGMDDEVDAALYQHGYLYFFHDHVQYEYSYTSRKVVRIMWTNSILNC